In Hermetia illucens chromosome 5, iHerIll2.2.curated.20191125, whole genome shotgun sequence, a single window of DNA contains:
- the LOC119656942 gene encoding glucose-induced degradation protein 4 homolog: MPVRDEIVPPPPANSKQIGVTKTLLYNGSKFQGYQKSKGNSYDVEVVLQHVDEENSFLCGYLKITGLTFEFPTLTTFFDGEIISKRYPFLTRKWEADEDVDRGHWGKFEAFSSYVSTFNSDNFDYDSLAKSDYVFMRWKEHFLVPDHTIKDINGASFAGFYYICFTKSKGKMEGYYYHRTSELFQSIELKHVPESCIQIYEFR; encoded by the exons ATGCCTGTCAGAGATGAGATAGTGCCGCCGCCTCCGGCAAATTCAAAACAGATTGGTGTCACAAAAACCCTACTGTACAATGGATCCAAATTTCAAGGCtatcaaaaatcaaaaggcaACTCCTATGACGTAGAGGTTGTATTACAG CATGTCGATGAAGAGAATTCTTTTCTGTGCGGATATCTTAAAATAACAGGACTCACATTCGAATTTCCAACCTTGACAACTTTCTTCGATGGGGAAATTATTTCGAAAAGATATCCGTTTTTAACACGCAAATGGGAAGCAGATGAAGATGTAGACAGAGGACATTGG GGAAAATTTGAAGCCTTCTCTTCATATGTTAGCACCTTCAATTCAGACAATTTCGATTACGACAGTTTAGCGAAAAGCGACTATGTCTTCATgcggtggaaagaacattttctT GTGCCTGACCATACTATAAAAGATATAAATGGAGCATCATTTGCCGGCTTCTACTACATTTGTTTTACAAAGTCaaaaggaaaaatggaaggCTACTACTACCATAGAACATCCGAACTATTTCAATCAATTGAACTGAAGCATGTACCCGAAAGTTGTATTCAAATTTATGAATTTAGATAA